The following proteins are co-located in the Camarhynchus parvulus chromosome 17, STF_HiC, whole genome shotgun sequence genome:
- the PHYHD1 gene encoding phytanoyl-CoA dioxygenase domain-containing protein 1 isoform X1 codes for MASVTQQQIQKFHKDGFLVLEQFFSAEECDSMRRQIQRIVAEMEVPPHCRTAFSTRQEEQLQQQGSSDYFLTSGDKIRFFFEKGVLDEKGNFLVPKEKSVSKIGHALHACDPVFKQITHSPKVQQPGIGGEVTPHQDASFLHTEPLGRILGFWIALEDATQENGCLWFIPGSHTNGITRRMVRAASGASTCVEFVGSEPAYDDKQFIPLPINKGGLILIHGEVVHKSELNSSESSRHVFTFHVMEAKGTTWSKENWLQPTPELPFPSLYT; via the exons ATGGCATCCGTGACCCAGCAGCAGATCCAGAAG TTCCACAAGGATGGTTTCCTTGTCCTGGAGCAGTTTTTCAGCGCAGAGGAGTGTGACAGCATGAGGAGGCAGATCCAGAGGATCGTGGCGGAGATGGAAGTGCCCCCTCACTGCCGCACCGCCTTCTCcaccaggcaggaggagcagctccagcagcag GGTAGCTCGGATTATTTCCTAACCAGTGGAGACAAGATTAGATTCTTCTTTGAGAAAGGTGTTCTGGATGAGAAAG gtAACTTTCTAGTTCCAAAGGAGAAGTCTGTCAGCAAGATTGGCCATG CTCTACATGCTTGTGATCCTGTCTTCAAGCAAATCACCCACTCCCCCAAGGTGCAG caaCCTGGCATTGGTGGTGAAG TGACACCACACCAGGATGCCAGTTTCCTGCACACTGAGCCCCTGGGCAGGATCCTGGGGTTCTGGATTGCCCTGGAAGATGCCACACAGGAGAATGGCTGCTTGTGGTTCATCCCTGGCTCTCACACCA ATGGGATTACCAGGAGGATGGTCCGTGCAGCTTCAGGTGCCTCAACGTGTGTGGAGTTTGTAGGCTCAGAGCCAGCCTATGATGACAAGCAGTTCATACCTCTGCCCATAAATAAAG GTGGACTCATCCTCATCCATGGGGAGGTTGTCCATAAGAGTGAACTCAACAGCTCGGAGTCTTCTCGCCACGTGTTCACCTTCCACGTGATGGAAGCCAAGGGCACCACCTGGAGCAAGGAGAACTG GCTCCAGCCAACTCCTGAACTGCCTTTTCCATCACTCTACACTTGA
- the DOLK gene encoding dolichol kinase, translating to MLDKAVLVESLLVFGVVLSVHAVVWDRFSWCALALALQAFYAQFKWDQLLQQGGAVFQFRGAANSGLLPASMVIPLLGVVMKERCRAAGIVYFERFGVVVASTGMLLALFLSVLAVGITKPVPTNTCILTGVAGSVIIYTMKHSLTVSEVIEVLEVLLIFVYLSMILLYLLPRCFTPGEALLVLGGVSFVLNQLIKRSLNVVEGRGDPIDFFLLVAVVGVVLLGLFFTVLFTFMDSGTWISSMFFHMMTAVLGLGVIMPWLYRLIHRNPLFWLLQFLFQTQTRLYLLVYWTFLAASACGVVFYQNAKRSSESKKHQASTITRKYFHFIVVATYVPGLIYDRQLLYVAAVLCLAVFVFLEYVRYFRIKPFGQTLRHLLSLFLDERDSGPLILTHIYLLLGMSLPVWLFPRSCAPKGTLPGAGALVPYSGVLAVGVGDTIASVFGSTMGEIKWPGTKKTFEGTMTAIFAQIIAVALILIFDSSVNLNSSYAWILASVSLVSLLEAYTTQIDNLLLPLYLQIMLMA from the coding sequence ATGCTGGACAAGGCAGTGCTGGTGGAGTCCCTGCTGGTGTTCGGGGTGGTGCTGTCGGTGCACGCCGTGGTCTGGGACCGCTTCTCCTGGTGCGCCCTGGCCTTGGCCCTGCAGGCCTTCTACGCCCAGTTCAAATGggaccagctgctgcagcagggaggggccGTGTTCCAGTTCCGGGGGGCAGCCAACAGCGGCCTCCTGCCCGCCAGCATGGTCATCCCCCTGCTGGGGGTGGTGATGAAGGAGAGGTGCAGGGCTGCCGGCATCGTGTACTTCGAGCGCTTCGGTGTCGTCGTGGCCTCCACGGGAATGCTGCTGGCGCTCTTCCTGTCCGTCCTGGCGGTGGGCATCACCAAACCCGTGCCAACCAACACCTGCATCCTGACTGGTGTTGCTGGCAGCGTAATTATCTACACCATGAAACATTCCTTGACTGTCTCAGAGGTGATAGAGGTTCTAGAAGTGCTGCTCATTTTCGTCTACCTCAGTATGATCTTGCTGTACTTGTTGCCTCGGTGTTTTACTCCTGGGGAAGCGCTGCTGGTTCTTGGAGGTGTAAGTTTTGTTCTCAATCAGCTCATTAAACGCTCACTGAATGTAGTTGAGGGCAGAGGGGATCCCATTGACTTCTTCCTCCTGGTAGCAGTTGTCGGAGTTGTTCTTCTTGGtctttttttcactgtgctCTTCACTTTCATGGATTCGGGCACGTGGATCTCCTCCATGTTTTTCCACATGATGACAGCAGTGTTAGGCTTAGGGGTCATCATGCCTTGGCTATACCGACTGATCCACAGGAACCCTTTGTTCTGGCTGCTCCAGTTTCTGTTTCAGACACAGACAAGACTTTACCTCCTTGTGTATTGGACTTTCTTGGCTGCCTCAGCATGTGGAGTGGTTTTCTACCAGAACGCCAAGAGATCATCTGAATCTAAAAAACACCAGGCCTCGACCATAACCAGGAAATATTTCCACTTCATTGTTGTAGCTACTTATGTTCCTGGACTCATTTATGACCGCCAGCTCCTCTAtgttgctgcagtgctgtgtctggCAGTGTTTGTCTTCTTAGAGTACGTGCGGTACTTCAGGATCAAACCTTTTGGACAAACCCTGAGGCATTTGCTCTCTCTCTTCTTGGATGAAAGAGACAGTGGACCTCTAATCTTGACTCATATTTATCTCCTCCTTGGCATGTCCCTCCCAGTGTGGTTGTTTCCCAGATCTTGTGCTCCTAAAGGCACCTTGCCCGGGGCAGGAGCACTGGTCCCCTACTCTGGGGTGTTGGCAGTGGGGGTAGGAGACACCATTGCCTCTGTTTTTGGCAGTACAATGGGGGAAATCAAATGGCCAGGAACAAAGAAGACCTTTGAAGGGACAATGACAGCTATTTTTGCCCAGATCATTGCTGTGGCTCTCATTCTGATCTTTGACAGCAGTGTGAATCTGAACTCCAGCTATGCCTGGATTCTGGCATCTGTGAGTTTGGTTTCTCTTTTGGAAGCTTACACTACTCAAATTGATAATCTGCTGTTGCCTCTCTACCTCCAGATCATGCTCATGGCATAG
- the PHYHD1 gene encoding phytanoyl-CoA dioxygenase domain-containing protein 1 isoform X2, whose protein sequence is MASVTQQQIQKFHKDGFLVLEQFFSAEECDSMRRQIQRIVAEMEVPPHCRTAFSTRQEEQLQQQGSSDYFLTSGDKIRFFFEKGVLDEKGNFLVPKEKSVSKIGHALHACDPVFKQITHSPKVQELGRKLGLERPVVVQSMYIFKQPGIGGEVTPHQDASFLHTEPLGRILGFWIALEDATQENGCLWFIPGSHTNGITRRMVRAASGASTCVEFVGSEPAYDDKQFIPLPINKGGLILIHGEVVHKSELNSSESSRHVFTFHVMEAKGTTWSKENWLQPTPELPFPSLYT, encoded by the exons ATGGCATCCGTGACCCAGCAGCAGATCCAGAAG TTCCACAAGGATGGTTTCCTTGTCCTGGAGCAGTTTTTCAGCGCAGAGGAGTGTGACAGCATGAGGAGGCAGATCCAGAGGATCGTGGCGGAGATGGAAGTGCCCCCTCACTGCCGCACCGCCTTCTCcaccaggcaggaggagcagctccagcagcag GGTAGCTCGGATTATTTCCTAACCAGTGGAGACAAGATTAGATTCTTCTTTGAGAAAGGTGTTCTGGATGAGAAAG gtAACTTTCTAGTTCCAAAGGAGAAGTCTGTCAGCAAGATTGGCCATG CTCTACATGCTTGTGATCCTGTCTTCAAGCAAATCACCCACTCCCCCAAGGTGCAG GAACTGGGAAGAAAACTAGGCCTTGAGAGACCAGTAGTTGTGCAGAGCATGTATATCTTCAAG caaCCTGGCATTGGTGGTGAAG TGACACCACACCAGGATGCCAGTTTCCTGCACACTGAGCCCCTGGGCAGGATCCTGGGGTTCTGGATTGCCCTGGAAGATGCCACACAGGAGAATGGCTGCTTGTGGTTCATCCCTGGCTCTCACACCA ATGGGATTACCAGGAGGATGGTCCGTGCAGCTTCAGGTGCCTCAACGTGTGTGGAGTTTGTAGGCTCAGAGCCAGCCTATGATGACAAGCAGTTCATACCTCTGCCCATAAATAAAG GTGGACTCATCCTCATCCATGGGGAGGTTGTCCATAAGAGTGAACTCAACAGCTCGGAGTCTTCTCGCCACGTGTTCACCTTCCACGTGATGGAAGCCAAGGGCACCACCTGGAGCAAGGAGAACTG GCTCCAGCCAACTCCTGAACTGCCTTTTCCATCACTCTACACTTGA